A DNA window from Bradyrhizobium barranii subsp. barranii contains the following coding sequences:
- a CDS encoding HAD family hydrolase, whose amino-acid sequence MYRSRHRPDLVIFDCDGVLVDSELLSCQCLVDELSGFGISLTLAQALELFLGRSTSAVTQHYRELGQAVPADFPVRLKTRVLTAFEKALHPIPDADTVLSGLRVPSCVASSSDLDRVALSLRVTGLAPHFGDRIYTAQMVTHGKPAPDLFLHAAEKMGALPARTLVIEDSVSGVLAAKAAGMTVWGFVGGSHYRGRDGQAILCRAGADRVFARMSDFWEA is encoded by the coding sequence ATGTACCGAAGCCGGCACAGGCCCGATCTCGTCATCTTCGACTGCGACGGCGTGCTCGTCGACAGCGAACTCTTGAGCTGCCAGTGCTTGGTAGACGAGCTGTCCGGATTTGGGATTTCGCTGACACTCGCGCAGGCGCTCGAGCTGTTTCTCGGACGAAGCACGAGCGCGGTCACGCAGCACTATCGCGAACTCGGCCAGGCGGTGCCGGCCGATTTTCCCGTCCGGCTGAAGACGCGCGTACTGACCGCCTTCGAGAAGGCGCTCCATCCGATTCCCGATGCGGATACCGTCCTGTCCGGACTCCGCGTGCCGAGTTGCGTGGCCTCGTCGAGTGATCTCGACCGCGTCGCGCTGTCGCTGAGGGTGACCGGTCTCGCGCCCCATTTCGGCGACCGGATCTACACGGCGCAGATGGTCACGCACGGCAAGCCCGCGCCGGATCTCTTTCTCCACGCGGCGGAGAAAATGGGCGCGCTGCCTGCGCGCACACTGGTGATCGAGGACAGCGTCAGTGGCGTGCTGGCCGCGAAGGCTGCCGGCATGACCGTCTGGGGATTTGTCGGCGGCAGCCATTATCGCGGGCGCGACGGGCAGGCTATATTGTGCCGTGCCGGGGCCGATCGGGTCTTCGCGCGCATGAGCGATTTCTGGGAGGCATAG
- a CDS encoding sugar-binding transcriptional regulator gives MAVENEKSRLDDAARAGWLYFIAGHTQDEIAKMLQVSRASAQRLVSLCLAERLITFRLEHPIAACMELAARLKARFDLSHCEVVPADPAAPQATAGIAERCANLLDSTLRSETPVIVALGTGRAVRAAVERVTPIDRPNHQIVSLVGNISADGSASFYDTVGRLADRTGARHYPMPLPFLMSSEDERNKMVRIEPIAKVKAVAAKADLRLVGIGQMDQKAQIHIDGFVTRDELFEMMRQGAIGEITGWAYDSKGRLLKAGTNKRLTSIPPEVPAKTTTIGAAVGAAKVPAIAAALNGHLINGLITDEATARAILER, from the coding sequence ATGGCCGTCGAGAACGAAAAGTCCAGACTCGACGATGCCGCGCGTGCCGGCTGGCTCTATTTCATTGCCGGTCACACCCAGGACGAGATCGCAAAGATGCTTCAGGTCTCGCGGGCCTCCGCGCAGCGGCTGGTCTCGCTGTGCCTGGCCGAGCGTCTCATCACCTTCCGTCTCGAACATCCCATCGCCGCCTGCATGGAACTGGCGGCACGCCTGAAGGCGCGCTTCGACCTCAGCCATTGCGAGGTGGTGCCGGCCGATCCTGCCGCGCCGCAGGCCACGGCGGGCATCGCCGAGCGCTGCGCCAATCTGCTGGATTCGACGTTGCGGTCGGAAACGCCCGTCATCGTCGCGCTCGGCACGGGGCGGGCGGTGCGCGCCGCGGTCGAGCGCGTGACGCCGATCGACCGGCCCAACCATCAGATCGTCTCGCTGGTCGGCAACATCTCCGCTGACGGTTCGGCGAGCTTCTACGACACTGTCGGCCGGCTCGCCGACCGCACCGGTGCGCGGCACTACCCGATGCCGCTGCCGTTCCTGATGTCGTCGGAGGACGAGCGCAACAAGATGGTGCGGATCGAGCCGATCGCCAAGGTCAAGGCGGTCGCGGCCAAGGCGGACTTGCGCCTCGTCGGCATCGGTCAGATGGACCAGAAGGCGCAAATCCACATCGACGGCTTCGTCACCCGCGACGAATTGTTCGAGATGATGCGGCAGGGGGCGATCGGCGAAATCACCGGCTGGGCCTATGATTCCAAGGGCCGCTTGCTCAAGGCCGGCACCAACAAGCGCCTCACCAGCATTCCGCCGGAGGTGCCGGCGAAGACCACAACGATCGGCGCCGCGGTCGGTGCGGCCAAGGTGCCGGCGATCGCAGCCGCGCTGAACGGGCACCTGATCAACGGCCTGATCACGGACGAGGCGACGGCAAGGGCGATTTTGGAGCGGTAG
- a CDS encoding ABC transporter substrate-binding protein, producing the protein MAETTLTIATVNNGDMIRMQGLTSEFTKKNPDITVKWVTLEENVLRQRVTTDIATKGGQFDVLTIGTYEVPIWAKKGWLVPLANLGADYDVADLLPKIRDAVSVDGKLYAAPFYGESSMVMYRTDLFEKAGLKMPEKPTWDFVIDAAKKLTDKSAGTYGICLRGKAGWGENMAFLSAMANSYGARWFDEKWEPQFNTPEWKTTLTTYVNLMKEAGPPGASSNGFNENLALFNAGKCGMWIDATVAASFVTNPKESKVADKVGFALAPNTGLGKNANWLWAWSLAIPAGSKKTEAAEKFIAWATSKDYTKLVASKEGWANVPPGTRTSLYQNEDYLKVAPFAKLTLASIDAADPNKATVKPVPYVGVQYAAIPEFQGIGTQVGQQFSAALAGSMTVDAALTAAQSATEREMKRAGYIK; encoded by the coding sequence ATGGCCGAAACGACCCTGACCATCGCCACCGTCAACAATGGCGACATGATCCGCATGCAGGGGCTGACCAGCGAATTCACCAAGAAAAATCCAGACATCACCGTCAAATGGGTGACGCTGGAGGAGAACGTGCTGCGCCAGCGCGTCACCACCGACATCGCCACCAAGGGCGGCCAGTTCGACGTCCTCACCATCGGCACTTACGAGGTGCCGATCTGGGCCAAGAAGGGCTGGCTGGTGCCGCTTGCCAATCTCGGCGCCGATTACGACGTCGCCGACCTGCTGCCGAAGATCAGGGACGCGGTCTCCGTCGACGGCAAGCTCTACGCCGCGCCGTTTTATGGCGAGAGCTCGATGGTGATGTATCGCACCGACCTGTTCGAGAAGGCCGGCCTGAAGATGCCGGAAAAGCCGACCTGGGATTTCGTCATCGACGCCGCCAAGAAGCTCACTGACAAGAGCGCCGGCACCTACGGCATCTGTCTCCGCGGCAAGGCCGGCTGGGGCGAGAACATGGCGTTCCTGTCGGCGATGGCCAATTCCTACGGCGCGCGCTGGTTCGACGAGAAGTGGGAGCCGCAGTTCAACACGCCGGAATGGAAGACGACGCTCACGACCTACGTCAATCTGATGAAGGAGGCCGGCCCTCCCGGCGCGAGCTCGAACGGCTTCAACGAGAATCTGGCGCTGTTCAACGCCGGCAAGTGCGGTATGTGGATCGACGCGACAGTGGCGGCGTCCTTCGTCACCAATCCGAAGGAGTCCAAGGTCGCCGACAAGGTCGGCTTTGCGCTGGCGCCGAACACTGGGCTCGGCAAGAACGCCAACTGGCTGTGGGCCTGGAGCCTCGCGATCCCCGCCGGCTCCAAGAAGACGGAAGCCGCCGAAAAGTTCATCGCCTGGGCCACCAGCAAGGACTACACCAAGCTCGTGGCGTCGAAGGAGGGCTGGGCCAACGTGCCGCCGGGCACACGGACCTCGCTCTACCAGAACGAGGACTATCTGAAAGTCGCGCCGTTCGCGAAGCTGACGCTGGCCTCGATTGATGCGGCCGACCCGAACAAGGCCACCGTGAAGCCGGTGCCTTACGTCGGCGTGCAATACGCGGCGATCCCCGAATTCCAGGGCATCGGCACGCAGGTGGGCCAGCAATTCTCCGCCGCGCTCGCGGGATCGATGACGGTCGATGCCGCGCTTACCGCGGCGCAGTCCGCCACCGAGCGCGAGATGAAGCGCGCCGGCTACATCAAGTAG
- a CDS encoding carbohydrate ABC transporter permease, whose product MATRQTQFLARSLLTPAVGLLFIWMIVPLALTIYFSTLHYSLLDPGSEAFVGLENFRYFLTDPAFLASLRNTLVLVGSVLALTILLGIPLAVLLDQPVIGLNIVRLMVIAPFFVMPTVSALVWKNLLMHPVSGLFAWLAKVFGLTPIDWFTDAPLLAVILIVAWQWLPFATLILLTALQSLDEEQKEAAEMDGASALSAFIYITLPHLARPITVVILIETIFLLTVFAEIYVTTGGGPGLSTTNIAFLIYSQALIQFDVGSASAGGLVAVVIANIVAFFLVRIVGRNLEA is encoded by the coding sequence ATGGCAACCCGGCAGACGCAGTTCCTTGCGCGGTCGCTTCTGACCCCGGCCGTCGGGCTCCTGTTCATCTGGATGATCGTCCCGCTGGCGCTGACGATCTATTTCTCGACCCTGCATTACAGCCTGCTCGATCCCGGCTCCGAGGCGTTCGTCGGCCTGGAGAATTTCCGCTACTTCCTCACCGATCCCGCCTTCCTCGCTTCGCTCCGGAACACGCTGGTGCTGGTCGGCTCGGTGCTGGCGCTGACGATCCTGCTCGGCATCCCCCTCGCGGTGCTGCTCGATCAACCCGTGATCGGCCTCAACATCGTGCGGCTGATGGTGATCGCACCGTTCTTCGTGATGCCGACGGTGAGCGCGCTGGTCTGGAAGAACCTCTTGATGCATCCGGTGTCCGGCCTGTTCGCCTGGCTCGCCAAGGTATTCGGGCTGACGCCGATCGACTGGTTCACTGACGCGCCGCTGCTCGCGGTGATCCTGATCGTCGCCTGGCAATGGCTGCCGTTCGCGACGCTGATCCTGCTCACCGCGCTGCAATCGCTCGACGAGGAGCAGAAGGAGGCGGCCGAGATGGACGGCGCCAGCGCGCTCTCGGCCTTCATCTACATCACGCTGCCGCATCTGGCGCGTCCCATCACAGTGGTGATCTTGATCGAGACCATCTTCCTGCTCACGGTGTTCGCCGAGATCTACGTTACCACCGGCGGTGGTCCCGGACTGTCGACCACCAACATCGCCTTCCTGATCTATTCGCAGGCGCTGATCCAGTTCGATGTCGGCAGTGCCTCCGCCGGCGGCCTCGTTGCTGTTGTGATCGCCAACATCGTCGCCTTCTTCCTCGTCCGCATCGTCGGCCGCAACCTGGAGGCATGA
- a CDS encoding carbohydrate ABC transporter permease has protein sequence MARMATTQRVVVSTIGAWFFGFLIFFPILWMVLASFKTELEAFAIPPSFLFFHWTTENYATVQERSDYLHHALNSIIIAGGSTLIALLIAIPAAWSMAFSPTKRTKDILLWMLSTKMMPPVGVLVPIYLIFKTFGLLDSRAGLIFILCLGNLPIVIWMLFTYFKEIPRDILEAARMDGATIGRELIYVLTPMAIPGLASTMLLNLILAWNEAFWTLNLTTSNAAPLTTFIASYSSPEGLFWAKLSAASTLAIAPILVLGWFSQKQLVRGLTFGAVK, from the coding sequence ATGGCGCGGATGGCGACGACGCAGCGGGTGGTGGTATCGACGATCGGGGCGTGGTTCTTCGGCTTCCTGATCTTCTTCCCGATCCTCTGGATGGTGCTGGCGAGCTTCAAGACTGAGCTCGAGGCTTTCGCGATTCCGCCGTCCTTCCTGTTCTTCCACTGGACCACGGAAAACTACGCCACCGTACAGGAGCGCAGCGACTATCTGCATCACGCGCTGAACTCGATCATCATCGCCGGCGGCTCGACGCTCATTGCGCTGTTGATCGCGATCCCCGCGGCCTGGTCGATGGCGTTCTCCCCGACCAAACGCACCAAGGACATCCTGCTCTGGATGCTCTCGACCAAGATGATGCCGCCGGTAGGCGTGCTGGTGCCGATCTATCTGATCTTCAAGACCTTCGGCCTGCTCGATTCCCGCGCTGGACTGATCTTCATCCTCTGCCTCGGTAACTTACCGATCGTGATCTGGATGCTCTTTACCTACTTCAAGGAGATCCCGCGCGACATCCTCGAAGCCGCGCGCATGGACGGCGCCACCATCGGCCGCGAGCTCATCTACGTCCTGACGCCGATGGCGATCCCGGGCCTCGCCTCGACCATGTTGCTCAATCTGATCCTGGCCTGGAACGAGGCGTTCTGGACGCTCAACCTGACGACCTCGAACGCCGCGCCGCTCACCACGTTCATCGCCTCCTATTCGAGCCCGGAAGGGCTGTTCTGGGCAAAACTGTCGGCGGCCTCGACGCTGGCGATCGCGCCCATTCTCGTCCTCGGTTGGTTCAGCCAGAAGCAGCTCGTACGCGGGCTCACCTTCGGCGCGGTGAAGTAA
- a CDS encoding ABC transporter ATP-binding protein encodes MGQITLQDVQKSFGPVHIIKGADLDIADGSFVVFVGPSGCGKTTLLRLIAGLEDVSGGKILIDGKNVVDTPPAKRGLSMVFQSYALYPHMSVRGNIGFGLKMAGLSKDETNRKVEAAAATLNLTPYLDRKPRELSGGQRQRVAIGRAIVREPKAFLFDEPLSNLDAALRVQMRIEVTRLQKQLGTTAIYVTHDQVEAMTMADKIVVLNGGKIEQYGSPLELYERPANLFVAGFIGSPKMNFVTGEHALQKGAATIGVRPEHLKIERDGAGGWQGTIAVAEHLGSDTFLYVDAGPLGMLTARYIGELSLHAGDHVSLVPDPARIHRFDESGNALRG; translated from the coding sequence ATGGGTCAGATCACACTTCAAGACGTGCAGAAATCCTTCGGTCCCGTGCACATCATCAAGGGCGCCGATCTCGACATCGCCGACGGCTCCTTCGTGGTGTTCGTCGGTCCCTCGGGCTGCGGCAAGACCACGCTGCTGCGGCTGATCGCCGGGCTCGAGGACGTCTCAGGCGGCAAGATCCTGATCGACGGCAAGAACGTCGTCGACACGCCGCCGGCCAAGCGCGGGCTGTCGATGGTGTTTCAGTCCTATGCGCTCTATCCGCACATGAGCGTGCGCGGCAACATCGGCTTCGGCCTCAAGATGGCCGGTCTCTCCAAGGACGAGACCAACCGCAAGGTCGAGGCGGCGGCGGCGACGCTGAACCTGACGCCCTATCTCGACCGCAAGCCGCGCGAGCTCTCCGGCGGCCAGCGCCAGCGCGTCGCGATCGGCCGCGCCATCGTCCGCGAGCCCAAGGCGTTCCTGTTCGACGAGCCGCTGTCCAACCTGGATGCGGCCTTGCGCGTGCAGATGCGGATAGAAGTCACGCGGCTCCAGAAGCAGCTCGGTACCACCGCGATCTACGTCACCCACGATCAGGTCGAGGCCATGACCATGGCGGACAAGATCGTCGTGCTCAACGGCGGCAAGATCGAGCAATACGGCTCGCCGCTGGAGCTCTATGAGCGGCCCGCCAATCTCTTCGTCGCCGGCTTCATCGGCTCGCCGAAGATGAACTTCGTCACTGGCGAGCACGCCTTGCAGAAGGGTGCGGCGACGATCGGCGTGCGGCCGGAGCATCTCAAGATCGAGCGCGACGGCGCCGGCGGCTGGCAGGGAACGATCGCGGTCGCCGAGCATCTGGGCAGCGACACCTTCCTTTATGTCGATGCCGGACCGCTCGGCATGCTGACGGCGCGCTACATCGGCGAATTGAGCCTGCATGCCGGCGACCACGTGTCGCTGGTGCCGGATCCCGCGCGCATCCATCGCTTCGACGAGAGCGGCAACGCGCTTCGGGGCTGA
- a CDS encoding SDR family NAD(P)-dependent oxidoreductase yields the protein MYLEKFKLSGKTAFITGGGQGIGLACAEALAEAGARVIIGDRDSKVADSAKASLKAKGFDIETAIMDVTDTKRVAEVAADLVARHGKVDILVNNAGIARSETPAETVTDEHWLNVIDVNLNGTFWCCREFGKHMLKAKSGAIVNVGSMSGFIVNKPQEQCFYNASKAGVHHLTKSLAAEWGARGVRVNAVAPTYIDTPLNAFVKSTPKMYDAWIGGTPMARMGQVEEIASVVLFLASEAASLMTGSIVLVDGGYTCW from the coding sequence ATGTACCTCGAAAAATTCAAGCTGAGCGGCAAGACCGCGTTCATCACCGGCGGCGGGCAAGGCATTGGCCTCGCCTGCGCGGAAGCGCTGGCCGAAGCCGGCGCGAGGGTCATCATCGGCGACCGCGACAGCAAGGTCGCCGACAGCGCGAAGGCCAGCCTGAAGGCGAAGGGTTTTGACATCGAGACGGCCATCATGGACGTCACCGACACGAAGCGCGTGGCGGAGGTCGCGGCCGACCTCGTCGCCCGCCACGGCAAGGTCGACATCCTCGTCAACAATGCCGGCATCGCCCGCAGCGAGACGCCGGCCGAGACCGTCACCGACGAGCACTGGCTCAACGTCATCGACGTCAATCTCAACGGCACCTTCTGGTGCTGCCGCGAATTCGGCAAGCACATGCTGAAGGCCAAGAGCGGTGCCATCGTCAATGTCGGCTCGATGTCGGGCTTCATCGTCAACAAGCCGCAGGAGCAGTGCTTCTACAACGCCTCCAAGGCCGGCGTGCACCATTTGACCAAGTCGCTGGCCGCCGAATGGGGCGCGCGCGGCGTCCGCGTCAACGCGGTGGCGCCGACCTATATCGACACGCCGCTCAACGCTTTCGTGAAAAGCACCCCGAAAATGTATGACGCCTGGATCGGCGGAACCCCGATGGCGCGGATGGGGCAGGTCGAGGAGATCGCCTCCGTCGTGCTGTTCCTGGCCTCGGAGGCCGCGAGCCTGATGACCGGCAGCATCGTGCTGGTAGATGGCGGCTACACTTGCTGGTAG
- a CDS encoding FGGY-family carbohydrate kinase, which yields MPRAYIGVDVGTTSTRAGVFDEAGTLLATAKHPIRIWHEAGDIVEQSSSDIWDACVKSVRTAMAEAAIAPDSIGGIGFDATCSLVVLDRQGEPVTVSASGDRQRNVIVWMDHRATAEARLINETGDAVLRYVGGSISPEMEMPKLLWLKRHMRASFDAAGHFFDLADYLTWRATGSLQRSTCTVTCKWNYLAHDGGGWSAPFFKRIGLSDFVSEKYARIGTEIVAPGTRLGEGLTRAAAAELGLSPGTPVGASLIDAHAGGIGAIGGRDGSAGTSDVSDRLAYIMGTSACIMATTKEPCFVPGVWGPYYSGMVPDFWLNEGGQSAAGAAIDHLLKSHPGHVEASAAARSEGVDLIEYLERRIIARAGDASRAALLARDVHVLPEFIGNRSPYADPDTRAVIAGLDLDSDVGAMERLFVAGLCGLAYGLAEVIEAFAAHGVHSSIMIMGGGASRSPLVRQIMADTTGLTVALPQTKEPVLLGAAMLGAVAGGAYASIGETMAKMSALGRKSAPTAPGMAAFHARKREVYKLLREVDRGSRAAMRDIARG from the coding sequence ATGCCGCGAGCGTATATCGGCGTCGACGTGGGGACCACGAGCACGCGGGCAGGGGTGTTTGACGAGGCCGGCACCCTCCTTGCCACCGCCAAGCATCCGATCCGGATCTGGCACGAGGCCGGCGACATCGTCGAGCAATCGTCGTCCGACATCTGGGACGCCTGCGTAAAGTCGGTGCGGACAGCGATGGCGGAGGCTGCCATCGCGCCCGACAGCATCGGCGGCATCGGTTTCGACGCCACCTGTTCGCTGGTCGTCCTCGATCGGCAAGGCGAGCCGGTCACCGTCAGTGCCTCCGGCGACCGCCAGCGCAATGTCATCGTCTGGATGGACCATCGCGCCACGGCCGAGGCACGGCTGATCAACGAGACCGGGGACGCGGTGCTGCGTTATGTCGGCGGCTCGATCTCGCCCGAGATGGAGATGCCGAAGCTGCTTTGGCTGAAGCGGCACATGCGCGCGAGCTTCGATGCCGCCGGTCATTTCTTCGATCTGGCAGATTATCTGACCTGGCGCGCGACCGGCTCGCTGCAGCGCTCGACCTGCACGGTCACCTGCAAGTGGAACTACCTCGCACACGACGGCGGCGGCTGGAGCGCCCCGTTCTTCAAACGCATCGGCCTCTCCGACTTCGTCAGCGAGAAGTATGCCCGCATCGGCACCGAGATCGTCGCGCCCGGCACGCGGCTCGGCGAAGGCCTCACCCGAGCTGCAGCTGCGGAGCTCGGCCTGTCGCCGGGCACGCCGGTCGGCGCCTCGCTGATCGATGCGCACGCCGGCGGCATCGGCGCGATCGGCGGACGCGACGGATCGGCCGGAACGAGCGATGTCAGCGACCGCCTCGCCTACATCATGGGAACGTCGGCCTGCATCATGGCGACGACGAAGGAGCCGTGCTTCGTGCCCGGCGTATGGGGCCCTTATTATTCCGGCATGGTGCCGGACTTCTGGCTCAACGAAGGCGGCCAGTCGGCTGCGGGCGCGGCGATCGACCATCTCCTCAAGTCGCATCCCGGCCATGTCGAGGCGAGCGCGGCGGCGCGGAGCGAGGGCGTCGACCTCATCGAGTACCTCGAGCGGCGCATCATCGCGCGCGCCGGTGACGCCAGCCGCGCCGCGCTGCTCGCGCGCGACGTCCATGTGCTTCCCGAATTCATCGGCAACCGCTCGCCCTACGCCGACCCCGACACCCGCGCGGTGATCGCGGGCCTCGATCTCGACAGCGACGTTGGTGCGATGGAGCGGCTGTTCGTCGCCGGCCTCTGCGGTCTGGCTTATGGACTCGCCGAGGTGATCGAGGCTTTTGCCGCGCATGGCGTCCATTCCAGCATCATGATCATGGGCGGCGGCGCGAGCCGCAGCCCGCTGGTGCGGCAGATCATGGCGGATACCACCGGTCTCACCGTCGCGCTGCCGCAAACGAAAGAACCCGTTCTGCTGGGCGCCGCGATGCTCGGCGCGGTGGCCGGTGGCGCCTATGCCTCGATCGGCGAGACCATGGCGAAGATGTCGGCGCTGGGACGGAAGAGCGCGCCGACCGCGCCCGGCATGGCCGCGTTTCATGCTCGCAAGCGCGAGGTCTACAAGCTGCTGCGCGAGGTCGATCGCGGCAGCCGTGCCGCAATGCGCGACATCGCCAGAGGTTGA
- a CDS encoding carbohydrate kinase family protein, giving the protein MLISCGDALIDFVPTRNIEGREAVMPAVGGSCLNVAIGMARLGAPTGFIGGVSNDMFGRMIADHATASHVELGLATRSDHQTTLAFVRIVAGESHYAFYDAETATRNWTYRRGTIPFATVEAVHVGSTTLVNDQGAAETKALIADARASSTISFDPNCRPNLVKNKPAYLARMAEFAGQADLIKMSDVDFAYLFGEEPYQQRANALLGQGTSLVVITRGNNGAIAWHASAGQIEVQAPKVETADTIGAGDSFQAALLFALHKQGRISRQQLKDIGADELRRALSFAANCAGLTCTRPGADPPWSHEVTWSV; this is encoded by the coding sequence ATGCTGATTTCCTGCGGCGATGCGCTGATCGATTTCGTGCCGACGCGAAACATCGAGGGACGCGAGGCAGTGATGCCGGCGGTCGGCGGCTCCTGCCTCAATGTCGCGATCGGCATGGCGCGGCTGGGCGCGCCCACCGGTTTTATCGGCGGCGTCTCGAACGACATGTTCGGGCGCATGATCGCCGACCACGCCACAGCCTCTCACGTCGAGTTGGGTCTCGCCACCCGCAGCGATCACCAAACCACGCTCGCCTTCGTGCGCATCGTCGCGGGCGAGTCTCACTATGCGTTCTATGACGCGGAGACCGCGACACGAAACTGGACCTACCGGCGCGGCACAATTCCGTTCGCGACGGTCGAGGCCGTCCATGTCGGGTCGACCACGCTGGTCAACGACCAGGGTGCGGCCGAGACGAAAGCCCTGATCGCGGACGCGCGCGCGTCATCGACGATCTCCTTCGATCCGAACTGTCGGCCCAATCTGGTCAAGAACAAGCCGGCCTATCTCGCGCGCATGGCCGAATTCGCAGGCCAAGCCGATCTCATCAAGATGTCGGATGTCGATTTCGCTTATCTCTTCGGCGAGGAGCCATATCAGCAACGCGCGAACGCGTTGCTGGGGCAGGGCACGAGCCTCGTCGTCATCACCCGCGGCAACAACGGGGCCATTGCCTGGCACGCGAGCGCAGGGCAGATCGAAGTTCAGGCGCCGAAGGTCGAGACCGCCGACACCATCGGCGCCGGCGACAGTTTTCAGGCTGCGCTCCTGTTCGCCCTGCACAAGCAGGGCCGCATCAGCCGGCAGCAGCTGAAAGACATCGGCGCGGACGAGCTTCGCCGCGCGCTATCCTTTGCCGCCAATTGCGCCGGCCTGACCTGTACCCGCCCGGGCGCCGATCCGCCGTGGAGCCATGAAGTCACGTGGAGCGTCTAG
- a CDS encoding LysR family transcriptional regulator: protein MDLHRLRYFVAVAEARSVGKAAERLRMAQPPLSVQIRKLEAEVGAPLFRRGTRGMDLTEAGQALLVRAGEALALAADGVEAARAVAAGSRGRISVGYMFVLANAMLPRLIPDLRRSIPGVDLDFAELSASTREARLLDRSVTVALCMPAIHHPEIQVARIGAQPFMLAMPKRSPLARLSAVPMARLQGRPLIALPPPEQDPASSAVAALLRRHQIVMPIASRVETVHSAMSLVLAGEGLAILPACAKLGAPQGIVFRPLRDAADSIDIAVCWRRDSQSPLIRTFLKCAEKVVARL from the coding sequence ATGGATCTTCACCGGCTTCGCTATTTCGTCGCCGTGGCCGAGGCACGCAGCGTCGGCAAGGCCGCCGAACGGCTGCGGATGGCGCAGCCGCCGCTGTCGGTCCAGATCCGCAAGTTAGAGGCCGAGGTTGGCGCGCCGCTGTTCCGCCGCGGCACGCGCGGCATGGACCTGACCGAAGCGGGCCAGGCCCTGCTGGTGCGCGCCGGCGAGGCGCTGGCGCTCGCGGCCGACGGGGTCGAAGCCGCGCGCGCGGTCGCAGCCGGCAGCCGCGGGCGGATTTCGGTCGGATACATGTTCGTGCTCGCGAACGCCATGCTGCCGCGCCTGATCCCCGACCTGCGGCGATCCATTCCCGGCGTCGACCTCGACTTCGCCGAGCTCAGCGCCTCGACGCGCGAGGCGCGGCTGCTCGACCGCAGCGTCACCGTCGCGCTGTGCATGCCGGCGATCCACCATCCCGAGATCCAGGTGGCGCGGATCGGCGCGCAGCCGTTCATGCTGGCAATGCCGAAGCGCTCGCCGCTTGCGCGCCTGAGCGCGGTGCCGATGGCGCGACTCCAGGGCCGTCCGCTGATCGCGCTGCCGCCGCCGGAGCAGGATCCCGCCTCCTCCGCGGTCGCGGCCTTGCTGCGGCGGCATCAGATCGTGATGCCGATCGCGAGCCGGGTGGAGACGGTGCATTCGGCGATGAGCCTCGTTCTCGCCGGCGAGGGGCTTGCGATCCTGCCGGCCTGCGCGAAGCTCGGCGCGCCGCAGGGCATCGTGTTCAGGCCGTTGCGGGATGCCGCCGACTCCATCGATATCGCCGTGTGCTGGCGGCGGGATTCGCAGAGCCCGCTGATCCGCACCTTCCTCAAATGCGCCGAGAAGGTCGTGGCACGGCTGTGA